The proteins below come from a single Miscanthus floridulus cultivar M001 chromosome 1, ASM1932011v1, whole genome shotgun sequence genomic window:
- the LOC136477745 gene encoding uncharacterized protein encodes MSFAAVAANVAVIGAGISGSVCASLLAARGVAVTLFDSGRGAGGRMAQRREVMEDGTELRFDHGAPYFTVSNGEVARVVSGWEARGIVAEWKATFACFDLATGKFTDFEKEGTAKKYVGVPAMNSICKSLCAEDGVIAKFGVTVGKMDWLQDRSSWSLASLDGKDLGYFDYVVATDKNVASTSFSGLTGRPPPLDLSSFPHLPTILQDIPVRPCFALMVAFSEPLAMVPVHGFSFNNSNSLSWAFCNSSKPGRACVPPNRQSWVLHSTTEYASKVVKNIGPRKPSAEALAKVAEELFSEFQATGLSIPQPIFMKAHRWGAAFPAIAISGDDKCVWDKSTKLAICGDFCTNPSVEGAILSATRGASKILESLSLPSGL; translated from the exons ATGAGCTTCGCTGCGGTGGCCGCCAATGTCGCCGTCATCGGAGCCGGAA TATCCGGCTCCGTGTGCGCGTCGCTCCTCGCCGCGCGGGGCGTGGCCGTGACGCTCTTCGACTCTGgccgcggcgccggcggccgCATGGCGCAGCGGAG GGAGGTGATGGAGGATGGCACGGAGCTGCGGTTCGACCACGGTGCGCCCTACTTCACCGTCAGCAACGGCGAGGTTGCCCGGGTCGTCAGTGGATGGGAGGCGCGGGGGATCGTCGCCGAGTGGAAGGCCACATTCGCATGCTTCGATCTGGCAACCGGCAAATTCACAGACTTCGAGAAG GAGGGAACAGCTAAAAAGTATGTGGGAGTGCCAGCCATGAACTCAATATGCAAATCACTCTGTGCAGAGGATG GTGTGATAGCCAAATTTGGTGTCACTGTGGGCAAGATGGATTGGCTTCAAGATAGGAGTTCATGGTCACTAGCTAGCTTGGATGGGAAAGATCTTGGCTATTTTGATTACGTCGTAGCAACAGATAAGAACGTAGCATCAACAAGTTTTTCTGGGTTGACTGGAAGACCGCCACCTCTTG ATTTATCGTCATTTCCACACCTGCCTACAATACTTCAAGATATCCCAGTTCGTCCGTGTTTTGCTCTTATGGTAGCATTCTCAGAGCCATTGGCTATG GTACCCGTTCATGGCTTCTCTTTCAACAATTCCAATTCTCTGAGTTGGGCTTTTTGTAATAGTAGCAAGCCAGGTCGTGCTTGTGTACCTCCTAACAG ACAATCTTGGGTGTTGCATTCGACAACTGAGTATGCTTCCAAGGTAGTAAAGAATATTGGTCCACGGAAACCTTCAGCAGAGGCACTTGCTAAAGTGGCAGAGGAATTGTTCAGTGAATTCCAGGCGACTGGATTAAGCATTCCACAACCAATTTTTATGAAAGCTCACAGATG GGGTGCTGCTTTCCCAGCCATTGCAATTAGTGGAGATGATAAGTGTGTTTGGGACAAGAGCACGAAATTGGCAATTTGTGGAGATTTCTGTACAAACCCAAGTGTCGAAGGAGCAATCCTTAGTGCTACGAGAGGGGCTTCCAAAATCCTTGAAAGTTTAAGCCTCCCGTCAGGGTTGTGA